One Mauremys reevesii isolate NIE-2019 unplaced genomic scaffold, ASM1616193v1 Contig69, whole genome shotgun sequence genomic region harbors:
- the LOC120394597 gene encoding olfactory receptor 52M1-like, whose amino-acid sequence MSDSNKTNFTNPSTFILLGIPGLEASHVWISIPFCTMYTIAVLGNFIILFIVKMEPSLHEPMYYFLCMLAITDLVLSTSTVPKMLSNFWFNSREIDFSACLTQMYFIHCFFVMESGIFVAMAFDRYVAICDPLRYSTTLTYAVVAKIGQAVVLRGIMVVLPYPFLVRQRPYCSTNIIPHSYCEYIAVVKLACGDISVSSYYGLFVVLCVRGLDMIFISVSYIQILRTIFSLPTKDARLKTLGTCSSHLCAILSFYIPALFSSLTHRYGHNVPLHFHVLIANVYLLVPPMLNPIIYGVRTKQIRDRLLRLFTHKGM is encoded by the coding sequence atgtcagattccaacaaaaccaacttcaccaacccctccaccttcatcctgctgggcattcctggcctggaggcatcccatgtctggatctccatccccttctgtacGATGTACACCATAGCTGTCTTGGGGAACTTCATCATCCTGTTTATCGTGAAGATGGAaccaagcctccatgagcccatgtactatttcctctgcatgctggccatcaccgacctggtcctgtccacgtccaccgtgcccaaaatgctgagtaacttctggttcaattccagggagatcgatttcagtgcctgcctcacccagatgtacttcattcactgcttcttcgtgatggagtctgggatcttcgtggccatggcttttgatcgctatgtggccatctgcgaTCCCCTGAGATATTCCACCACCCTGACATATGCCGTGGTGGCCAAGATTGGCCAGGCCGTGGTGCTGCGTGGCATCATGGTCGTATTGCCCTATCCCTTCTTGGTTAGGCAACGGCCATATTGCAgcaccaacatcatcccccactcaTACTGCGAGTACATagccgtggtgaagctggcctgtggcGACATCAGCGTCAGTAGTTACTACGGCCTCTTTGTGGTACTCTGTGTGAGGGGTCTGGATATGATTTTTATTTCTgtgtcctatatccagatcctcaggaccatcttcagcctccccacaaaggacgcccggctcaagactttggggacctgcagctcccacctctgtgccatcTTAAGCTTTTACATCCCAGCTCTCTTCTCTTCACTCACACACCGGTATGGCcacaatgtgcccctgcatttccacgTTCTCATTGCTAACGTGTACCTCCTCgtgccccccatgctaaaccccatcatctacggggtgaggaccaaacagatccgggacaggctgctccggctcttcACTCATAAAGGGATGTAA